The DNA window GTGGTCAAACTGTTGACCGGCATCGGCAAGCCGCTGGCCGGTGTTCGGCTGGTGATGAACCTCGACACCATGCAGGTCCGGCAGTTGAAGCTGATGCGCGACCCCGGATGCCCGGCATGCGGTTCGCCGGCGAGTTGAACGAATCGGGACGGGCGGGCGGTCGATCCGTGTCCGTTCGTCTGCGACGGTGGACGGCAGCGGCTCTCGCACTGGACGTTCAATGCCGAGCCGCCTATGTTGCTCGACACGCATCGTACGAGATTGAGGAGGTTCGACCGCGTGAACATGTCCCACGCCACAACCACCACGCCGGGGTGGACGTTTCTGAGCAACCACGCCCACGTTCTGTTGCTGATCGCCGCCGACCCGGGCACCAAGCTTCGGGACGTCGCAGACCGGGTCGGTATTACCGAGCGTGCGGTACAGCGGATCGTTGCCGATCTCGAGGAAGCGAAATACATCGAGCGTGAGCGCGTCGGGCGGCGTAATCACTACCGGGTTCACCCGGAACTGCCCTTGCGACACCCAATTGAAGCGCATACCGAAGTCGGTGCGCTGCTCGAACTGGTCCTGCGCAAGTCCGACCCGGCCCCGAAAGGCAAGTCCGGGTCTTCAGAACCGTCCGTCCGTCGCCGGTCGAAGGCCCGGCCCTGACTCTCGCGGCATCGGTTCATCACTTCCATCTGCCTGATTTCTGAATCCATCTTGATGGCCTGGCCACGCCGGGTTCGCATTGCCGCGCGATCCGAATCGGCCTGGCAATGGCGGGAAATTTCCGATTCTTCCCGACAGTTGCCCTCTGCAGTTGACACGCCGAAATATTCGCGATAAACAATACGCGACAACTATGTCGTAAATTGTGTATCGCATATTGGAGATCGTATGTTTTCTGTCCGGCGACGTTCGTCCTCAAGTGGCGGGGGGATGTTTGTGGCGTTGGTACTGGCCGGCGCGGCGGCGGCAGCGGTCGCGTGGCAGGCGGCTTGGCCGCAGCCGCTGAAGGTTGCCGGATTCACCATCGACCGGCTGAGTGCAACACTGGCGCTCCTCGTCGGTCTGGTCGGGGCCGCAACTTACCGGTTCTCGACACGGTACCTCGACGATGCCGCAGGCCGCCGCCGGTTCCTGCGATGGCTCCTGATCACCGTGTGCGCTGCCTATGCCCTTGTGCTGTCCACTGACCTGCTGCTGCTGTTTGCCGCATGGTCGCTGACCAGTGCCGGATTACACCGCCTGCTGACGTTCTATCCGGATCGGCCGCAGGCCTTGGCTCCGGCGCGTAAGAAGTTTGTCATCAGCCGATTGGGTGACGTGGCGCTGCTCGCGGCGATCGCGCTGATCTGGCGCGGTTGGGGAACTACGGATCTTCACGTCTTCATTGCCGCGGTCCGGGAAGGGGCAGCTACGGGCGCCGCCGATTGGGTTGCAATGCTCGTGGCCGTCGCCGCGTTGACCAAGTCGGCGCAGTTCCCCTTCCACAGCTGGCTCCCTGAAACAATGGAGTCCCCGACTCCCGTCTCGGCGCTGATGCACGCGGGGATCATCAATGCCGGTGGCGTACTGCTGCTTCGGTTCGCGCCGCTGCTGGCGACGGCCCCAGCCGCGCTGACGCTGCTCGTGCTGATCGGCACTTTGACCGCCGCCCTTGGGACGGTGTCGATGTGGTCGCAGGTCAAGGTCAAACGTCAACTCGCCTGGTCCACGGTCGCCCAGATGGGGTTCATGATGGTCCAATGCGGGTTAACTGTGTTCCCGGCCGCGGCTCTGCATATTGTCGGGCACGGGTGCTACAAGGCATGGAGCTTCCTGCGGTCGGGCGGACTGCCGGCGTCGGCCGCACCGGTTCGCCCGGCGTCGCCGGTGAGGACACTCGCCCTTGCAGCCCTGGGCACGCTGCTGGCCATCCCCGCTCTTCGGGTGGCTTCCTCGATCACGGGGTTCGATCCGAGCCACTCGCCCGGCGAGATGGCGATGTCCGCAGTCGTCGCGATCGCCATCGGTCAACTCTGGGTCGGGCTCTTCCGAACATCTGTCTCCGGCCCAGCAGCCGTGGGTTGGCGCGTCGTCGCGGGTGTCGCAGCGACCTTTGCCGCGGCGGGAATGGCATTCGGAATCTTTCACGGCGTGACGGTGTTCCTGGCTCCCGCGCTGGGCCCGATCCAACCTCCCACTGCGTCCTGGGCGTGGGTGCTGGCGAGTATTCCCGTGCTGACGTTCGCGGGACTGGCTGTTCTCCATGCGTGCCTGCCCGCCCTGGCGCGAACGCGGGCGGGACGGGCGTTGTACGTGCACGCCCTGCACGGCTTTTACTTCGGCGCGGTCGCGGACCGCGCGGTGGAACGACTCTGGCCGATTCGAGCACGAAAGGACGTGGCACTTGCGTGAAGTAATGAACCATGATGCGGAAGTTCTGGACGAAGCGTCCGTAACGTTGATCGTCGAGCGGGTTTGCAGCCGGATTGCGCCCTTGTGGGACCTGCCGAACTATGTCGCAGTGAACCCGTTTCTCGGATTCACTTCGCGGCCCCTGGACGAGGCGGCACGTGAGATCTCTGACGGGCTGGGCGCCCGGGTCCTGCCCCCGGTCGAGTATTACCGGCAGCGCTGGGCAGAGTACGCATTCGATCAGGCGGTGCTCGACGCTTCGGCCCGCCGCCACGGCTTCGATCCGGCAGACCTGGAGGCGGTTCTTGAAGGCCGCCAATCAGCGCCGGTGCGCGCTGCCTCGCCGGTCCTGTCGCTGGCAGAGAGGCTCGACCGCGCCCGGGGCAGCCGGTGGAATGAGGCTGTTGTTCGATCGATCGCGCGGTGGTGCGCGGTCTATGCGACCGGTGACGCCGACAGTGGTGCCTGGGGCACGCTCGCCACGCATCGAGGTCTGTTCGCCTCCTGGCGGGAGGCCGAGACGATCGACCGCACGCTGGAGATCGCCGGCCTGGCAGGCTGGCGGGCGTGGGTCGGTCGGCTTCCGGAATCGCCGGCTGCGGCGACGGCGTTGATGCTCAGCAAACTTGACCTGCCCAAGGCCAGTCGTGAGGACTACCTCTACCACCTTCTCGGCGACCTGCTGGGCTGGGCGTCGTACTTCCGGCGGTCATCTTGGTACGCCGGCAACAGCAAAGCCGGTCTACTGCCGGAACTGCTGGCGATCCGTCTCTGCGCTGACATGGCGGTAAACGAACTAGCAAAGCACCCGGCGAACCCGCCCCGACCCGAGCCAGAGCCCAGTGTTGAGGACGAGTCGACGCGGGTTGCCCTTCAGGACGCGTTGGAGGACGGCTACGTCGCCGGACTGCTCCAGACGCTTCATCCCCCGTCGGAAGCAACAGCCGCGCGGCCGGCCGTGCAGGCGGTGTTCTGCATCGACGTCCGGTCTGAGCCGCTGCGGCGTCACTTGGAGGCGCAGTCCCGTGAGGTTGAGACGCTCGGGTTCGCCGGGTTCTTCGGCGTCTCATTGGATTGGCAGTCGGGCGACGAGCGGAGTACGCGGTGCCCCGTGCTGCTCCGGCCGGCGGTAAGCCTGCGAGCGATCGGTGAGCCGTCCAGATCGACCGGATCATCTGCTCTGAAGCACCTGCAATCCGCACCGGCCGGTGCGTTCTCCGTGGTCGAAACGCTCGGCGTCCTATACGGCATCGGCCTGCTCCGCGACGCCGCGGTCGTCGGAGGTAACCGGGTCGCTGCAGACGGGAGCGAGCCATTCAGTCTTGCCGATGACCGTGCCGGCCTCGGTCTGGACATCGCCGCACGAACGGAACTGGCGCGGGGGATCCTGAAGAACACGGGACTGCATCACCCGCTGGCACGGCTCGTCCTTCTTTGCGGACACGAAGGCCGAAGCGCGAACAACCCCCACGTCGCCGGTCTGCATTGCGGCGCCTGCGGCGGTCACGGCGGGGGGATTAACGCCCGGGTTGCCGCCGCAGTGCTGAACGACCCCATGGTCCGTTCCGGCCTGCGGTCGCGGGGCGTGGTGGTTCCCGAGGACACCTGGTTTGTCGCCGGCGTTCACGACACGTCGGTCGACAAAGTCACGCTTCTTGATGTCGCGAACGTGCCCGCGACGCACCAGGGCGACCTGGCCCGGTTGAGCACATGGCTTTCGGCAGCCGGCGAAGCGACCCGGGCCGAGCGGGCGACTGCACTCGGACTCGCGGACCAGCCTGCCGATCGGCTCGCCCGACTGTTCGACCAAAGGGCGCGCGACGCTTCGGAAGTACGCCCGGAATGGGGCCTGGCTCGCAACGCGGCGTTCATCGCGGCGCGTCGGGCGCGCACCAGGGGTGTTGATCTGGCCGGCCGCGCCTTCCTTCACGAGTACGACGCCGCAGCCGACCCCGACAACGTCGTCCTCACCCTGATCCTCACCGCGCCGGTCGTCGTCGCTTCATGGATCAACCTGCAATACTTCGCATCGACCGTCGATAACCGGTCGTTCGGCTGCGGTGACAAGACGTTGCATAACCGCGTCGGCACGCTGGGCGTTGTGCTCGGCAACGGCGGCGATTTGCGGACCGGACTGGCGTTGCAGTCGGTTCATGCCGCCGATGGGAGCTGGTACCACGAGCCGCTGCGGCTGCAGGTAATCGTGGAGGCGCCGATTGAGAAGATTGAGACCGTCCTGACCGCGCAGCCCGGTGTGAGGGAGCTTGTCGAACACGGCTGGATCAGGCTGTTCGCCATCAGTCCTGACGGCCAGGAGCGATACCGCAGGACACCCGGCTCGGGTTGGGAGCTGTACCCGAACGTTGAGGAATCCGGCGAATCGGTCGAGAACGAGCGCCTGCTGGAGGTCTGCGCGTGAACTACCGCCATTCGCACCTGCAGCTTCTCGAGGCCGAGGCGATCCACGTGATTCGGGAAGTGGCCGCCGAGTTTCAGAATCCGGTGTTGCTCTATTCGGCCGGGAAGGACTCGATGTGCCTGGCCCACCTGGCCCGCAAAGCGTTCTGGCCGGGGCGGATTCCGTTCCCGTTTTTACACGTCGCGACGACATGGGACTTTCAGGATCTGCTGGCATTCCGCGACCGCTACTGCGCCCAGATCGGGATCAGGCTGATCGTCCACACCAATGAGGAGGCGCTGGCACAAGGCGTCAATCCGTTCGACTACGCGACGCCGGCCTACAGCGCCGCGATGCAGACCCAATCGCTCGTTCAGGCGTTACAGCGAGGCGGTTTTGACGCCGCGTTCGGTGGGGCGCGACGGGACGAGGAAAAGAGCCGGGCCAAAGAGCGCGTCTACTCTTTTCGCGACCGCCGCATGCAGTGGGATCCCAAGAGTCAGCGGCCGGAGTTGTGGGATCTCTACAACGGGAAGGTCAATCCCGGCGAGTCCATTCGAGCATTCCCGCTCAGCAACTGGACGGAACTGGACGTGTGGCAGTACATCCATCGCGAGCAGGTCCCGCTGCCGGACCTTTACTTCGCCAGGTTGCGGCCGGTGGTCCAGCGGCACGGGCAACTGATCTGCGTGGACGACGAGCGCATGCGCCTGGAGCCGGGTGAAATCCCGATACAGAAACTCGTGCGTTTCCGGACCCTCGGCGACTATCCCCTGACGGGCGCATCGGAATCGACGGCGACCACCATCCCGGAGATCATCGCCGAGACCCTGGTCGCCCGCCGGTCCGAGCGGGAGGGCCGGGTCATTGACCACGATGAAGCGGGGTCGATGGAGCAGAAGAAGCGGGAGGGGTACTTCTGAAGGACGGTGGATCAACCGCAGCCTTCCGTACTTCGGCGCTTGTGGCAGGGTACTGCGGCAAGTTTGAGTAT is part of the Humisphaera borealis genome and encodes:
- a CDS encoding helix-turn-helix transcriptional regulator; the protein is MSHATTTTPGWTFLSNHAHVLLLIAADPGTKLRDVADRVGITERAVQRIVADLEEAKYIERERVGRRNHYRVHPELPLRHPIEAHTEVGALLELVLRKSDPAPKGKSGSSEPSVRRRSKARP
- the cysD gene encoding sulfate adenylyltransferase subunit CysD, whose amino-acid sequence is MNYRHSHLQLLEAEAIHVIREVAAEFQNPVLLYSAGKDSMCLAHLARKAFWPGRIPFPFLHVATTWDFQDLLAFRDRYCAQIGIRLIVHTNEEALAQGVNPFDYATPAYSAAMQTQSLVQALQRGGFDAAFGGARRDEEKSRAKERVYSFRDRRMQWDPKSQRPELWDLYNGKVNPGESIRAFPLSNWTELDVWQYIHREQVPLPDLYFARLRPVVQRHGQLICVDDERMRLEPGEIPIQKLVRFRTLGDYPLTGASESTATTIPEIIAETLVARRSEREGRVIDHDEAGSMEQKKREGYF
- a CDS encoding proton-conducting transporter transmembrane domain-containing protein, with amino-acid sequence MALVLAGAAAAAVAWQAAWPQPLKVAGFTIDRLSATLALLVGLVGAATYRFSTRYLDDAAGRRRFLRWLLITVCAAYALVLSTDLLLLFAAWSLTSAGLHRLLTFYPDRPQALAPARKKFVISRLGDVALLAAIALIWRGWGTTDLHVFIAAVREGAATGAADWVAMLVAVAALTKSAQFPFHSWLPETMESPTPVSALMHAGIINAGGVLLLRFAPLLATAPAALTLLVLIGTLTAALGTVSMWSQVKVKRQLAWSTVAQMGFMMVQCGLTVFPAAALHIVGHGCYKAWSFLRSGGLPASAAPVRPASPVRTLALAALGTLLAIPALRVASSITGFDPSHSPGEMAMSAVVAIAIGQLWVGLFRTSVSGPAAVGWRVVAGVAATFAAAGMAFGIFHGVTVFLAPALGPIQPPTASWAWVLASIPVLTFAGLAVLHACLPALARTRAGRALYVHALHGFYFGAVADRAVERLWPIRARKDVALA
- a CDS encoding DUF2309 domain-containing protein: MNHDAEVLDEASVTLIVERVCSRIAPLWDLPNYVAVNPFLGFTSRPLDEAAREISDGLGARVLPPVEYYRQRWAEYAFDQAVLDASARRHGFDPADLEAVLEGRQSAPVRAASPVLSLAERLDRARGSRWNEAVVRSIARWCAVYATGDADSGAWGTLATHRGLFASWREAETIDRTLEIAGLAGWRAWVGRLPESPAAATALMLSKLDLPKASREDYLYHLLGDLLGWASYFRRSSWYAGNSKAGLLPELLAIRLCADMAVNELAKHPANPPRPEPEPSVEDESTRVALQDALEDGYVAGLLQTLHPPSEATAARPAVQAVFCIDVRSEPLRRHLEAQSREVETLGFAGFFGVSLDWQSGDERSTRCPVLLRPAVSLRAIGEPSRSTGSSALKHLQSAPAGAFSVVETLGVLYGIGLLRDAAVVGGNRVAADGSEPFSLADDRAGLGLDIAARTELARGILKNTGLHHPLARLVLLCGHEGRSANNPHVAGLHCGACGGHGGGINARVAAAVLNDPMVRSGLRSRGVVVPEDTWFVAGVHDTSVDKVTLLDVANVPATHQGDLARLSTWLSAAGEATRAERATALGLADQPADRLARLFDQRARDASEVRPEWGLARNAAFIAARRARTRGVDLAGRAFLHEYDAAADPDNVVLTLILTAPVVVASWINLQYFASTVDNRSFGCGDKTLHNRVGTLGVVLGNGGDLRTGLALQSVHAADGSWYHEPLRLQVIVEAPIEKIETVLTAQPGVRELVEHGWIRLFAISPDGQERYRRTPGSGWELYPNVEESGESVENERLLEVCA